TCTGGTTTTCATAAACAGATTGTTTGTGTTTTGTTAAATTATTTGTGTGTAAGTTTAAATTGTCACAATAATTAAACCAATAAAAACCTGAAAGTGTAATACGAGGTATGTTTTTCTCATCGCAATATTAATTTACCAGCCGCAAATCTGCTTTTTATTTTACAGATGAACATCAGTAAAGTTCCTTTAAGGCCTGCGAAAACAGCTCTTGTTTCTTTGCGTCAAAACCGGAAGACTTTGATTATACTGCATATAATTGATTTTTATATATTTGTATATGTAGTTGATTTACAGTGTGTTTAGCTATTATTAATGATGTTGAAATCATGTTTGATATACTCAATAAGTATAGACAGAATGGTCATTTCTTTTTGATCTCCGGAGATGAATTAAACAAAACCTGTAACGCACCAGAAAAACAAGTTGGTGTTTTTCTGGTCTATGCTTTAAAAAATGGGAAGATTGAAATTGTTTTTATTGGTGGAACAGGGGATATGAATAAAAGAAAACTGACTGTTGTGCAGAATACAGGAACAGGTGGACTTAAAGATGAACTGATCAACGGTCCGGATACACCGAGAAAAATCTTATGGCCCGGCCGTATGGAAGAGGAAAATATCGAAGCGCTGGATATTTACTGGTATATCACGCTCAATGAAATACATAATGACAGCCCCGGAAAAGTAGAAAACTGGCTGTTTGAAAGACATTATGAATTATTTCACCGTTTGCCAAGATGGAATTTTGACCTTTAAAATACTGTCAGAAGAGCCCTAAATCAATTTGATTATATTTGCAGCAATGAAAACTGCGATATATAACTCCAAGTATTTTATAGCTATAGGAGTATTTATTTTACTGTGTTCTAGTGGGATTGGATTTTTTATAACCAGTAAATTTAATAAGCGCACTGAACGGATCAGCAATGATATAGCGATTAGCATCTATCAGCTGAAATCTAATGTTATTAATAGTGAATTCAGAGGTTTTATCAGAGGACTGAATAATTCTGATGTCATTATTCCTCAGCTTAAAAACGGTGAGGACTTTCTGCATGCCGAAAAACTGATCAATGCACTGTTACTCAGTCATCCTAAAATCAAACATGGATGGTACGCCATTGCCAGTGGTAAAGATACCGTTTACGTCACAATTGATAAAAATGATAAGAGTTTCCGGCGGGGAACTATATTGGATTATCAGAAAAAATGGATACGCAGTCGGCTGCTGACAAAAGATAGTCTGACCCGTATAGGAACGATGGTCTCGGTGAAAGATTCCCTGCATGGTTTACTGGCTTCCAGGCATCGCCTTGCAGATTCCTCTTTGCTTATTTTAGGATTAGATATCAATTTCAGGGATCTGCAACGCTATTTATGGAGTGTAGATACTAAAAGCCGTGCTTCTATCTATATTATTGATGAACAGGGATATTATATTACCAATCCTGATGAGAAACTGATTGGGAAAAGAATATCAGGAAGATTCAGAAGAGCAGGTGATCATAAACTGGCAGATAGTATCAGCACTTACGAAATGGTGAATTCTGCTTATCTGCAGCTGCCCGTATTCCGTTTTTACGCGCCGTTTAATATGGGGATGATGAAATGGACGATGGTCGTGGAAACCCCTGTTTTTGTCATCGACGAAGAAGTAAAAGCGATTGAAAGATATGTGATGATTATGTTTATCGCCACTACGCTGATTATTCTGATTTTGCTGGAATGGGCACAGGCCAAATGGCAGAAGCAATTCATGCTGAGACAGCAGGCAGAAATCCTGGCCGCAAATCAGGAGAAGGAAAATGCAGTGCTGCAGCTGGATAAACTCAAGGAAAAACTTGATCCTCATTTCCTGTTTAATTCATTAAGTTCACTCAATGGATTAATAGAAGAACAGCCCGGCCTGGCCAAAGCATTTGTGGTTAAACTTTCCAGAGTATACCGTTATGTGTTAGATCCTACACCAAACGGATTAGAAGAAGTGGCCAGAGAAGTACGTTTTGCCAGCGAATATTTTTTCCTGTTAAAAATCCGTTTCGGTGAGGCACTTGCATCATTGGAGATTGATATTAATGAAAAACATTCTTCAGCCTATATCCCTTTTATGAGTGTACAGACCCTGGTTGAAAACGCCATCAAACATAATGTGGTTTCCAGGCTGAATCCATTACATATCAGTATCAGAAGCGAGGGAGAAGGAATACTGGTGACCAACAATTTGCAGCTGCGTCCGGATGTCAGAGATTCAGGCAAACAGGGCCTCAAATATTTGCAGAGCGTTTATGCTCATTTTGGAGATTTTCATTTAACCTGTGGAGTTAAAGATGGGACCTATCAATGCTTTTTACCGCTGATTAAAAATCCGTCCACTCCTTAAAACTGCGCTTTCACTTCTGATAACAACTCATTCACTTTTAATAATTTCATAATCTGCCAACTAAGGGGGATTTTGTAGCATGATTTTGACTAAAAACCTTTTAAAATTGTCTTTTACAACGCTCTTTTTATTCATCGGCAATGTAAACGGCTTTACTCAGATCCCTAAGAAATTACCAAAGCCAACAGGTAAAATTACCAGTAAAAAAACACTTACAGATACGCTTAAAAAGAAAGCAGATAAAGACAGCACCAGCAAAAAGGAGCTGAAAAGTTATGCTGAATTATTAAAGAAAGCAACCACCAAAAACGGACTGTTTAAAGTTCATCAGTCAGAGAACGATTATTACTTTGAGATCCCTCTGAATTTAATGGAAAAGGACTTTTTAATTGTAAATAAGATCTCTTCAGTACCACTGGCGCTTAACGAATCCGGAGTTAATAAAGGGGTGAACTTTGATAATAAAGTGATCCGTTTTTCCAGAAATAAATCAGCTAAAACAATATGGGTTAAAACGATAGTACCACAAGTAGAATCTGCTCCTGGTGATGCAATTACCCGTTCAGTAAAAGATAATTTTACCGGTTCTGTTATAGAATCATTTAAAATCGAGGCTTATTCTCCGGATTCTTCGGCCGTTGTTATCAAAATGAACAAGGTGTTTGATGGAACTGAGAAAAGTTTTAATGATGTATTTACCGATATAGGTCTTGGAGCTTCTCCAAAAACATCATTATCTGCCATTGAAAAAGTTAAAACTTTCCCTCAGAATGTAGTGGTACGTGCTTTATTAAGTTCAAGAGTGATGGATGCCGGAATCAGCGTACCGATTAGTATGGCCATAACTACCAACATATTGTTATTACCTGAAAAACCAATGAAACCTCGTTTTGCAGATAACAGAGTTGGGTTTTTCAGTACCCCAAGATGGTATTTCTCAGATGCTCAGCATAAGCTGGAAACCAGGGAACTGGTAACCCGCTGGAGAATGGAGCCAAAACCAGAAGATCAGGCCAGATATCTTAAAGGTGAACTGGTAGAACCAGTAAAACCTATCGTATTTTATATCGATCCGGCTACTCCGCCGCAATGGAGAAAAGAAATTATTGCAGGTGTGCATGACTGGCAGAAAGCTTTTGAACAGGCAGGTTTTAAAAATGCTATTCAGGCCCGGGAAGTTACAGACACTACAGATTATGATGGTGATGATGTCCGTTACAATGAAATTACCTACGCAGCTTCACCGAAATCAAATGCAATGGGCCCGGCAGTTGTCGATCCGCGTTCAGGAGAAATTCTGGAGTCTGATGTCATCTGGTGGCATAATGTAATGACTTCTGTTCAGTACTGGATGCGCGTACAAACCGGAATAATTGATTCTGCAGTAAGATATAACAAAGTATCAGATGAAAGAATGGGACATGCTATACGTTTCGTGTCTTCACATGAAATTGGTCATACCCTGGGGCTGAAACATAATATGGCTGCTTCGGCTTCTTTCCCTGTTGACTCCTTACGTTCACCGTCTTTTACCAACCGTATGGGGGGGACTGCCTCATCTATTATGGATTATGCCCGTTTTAACTATGTGGCGCAACCCGGGGATCAGGTCACCAACATCACCCCGCAAATCGGTACTTATGATAAATATGCTATTGCATGGGGCTATCGCTGGTTGCCTGGAGAAGATCCGCATCAGGAAATACCCGTTCTTAAAGAGTGGATTAAAGTACATGCCAAAGATCCGTTATACCATTATGGAGAGCAGCAGAAAATGCTGGATATCATTGATCCCAGAGCGCAGTCAGAAGATCTGGGCGATGATGCCGTTAAAGCAAGCCGTTACGGACTGGCTAATTTAAAACGTCTGATTCCACAAATTCTAAACTGGTCTGCACCAGAAGGTGATAACTATTATCAGGCCGGTAAACTTTACCTGGCTGCAATCTGGCAATGGCAGACCTATGCAGAACATGTCACTGCAAATATCGGGGGTTACTATTTAGAAGATCCCGTTAGCGGAGACGGTAAAGATGCTTATACACCAGTGCCTGTCAAAACTCAGAAAGCCGCGCTGGAGTATTTTAAAGAGCAGGTATTCCTTATGCCGGAATGGTTATTCAATAAAGAGCTGCTTAAAAAGACTTTCCCGGTAAAAGACACACCGGTGGGCCCGATGGAGTATGCACCTTTAAACCTGAGACGTGAGTATCAGTATAGCTTGCTTTACAGCTTATTAAGCGAAAGCCGTTTGCTGAGAATGCTGGAGATGGAAGTGCTGTTTGGTAAAGACAAAGTATTTACTGTAGCAGAACTATTTAATGATATCCGTCCGGCGATTTTTGCACAGACGATGAAAGGGAAATCTCTTGCTATCACAGACCGCATGTTGCAGCAAAACTATGTTGACGCTTTGCTGGTAAGTACAGATAAAATGCTGGAGAAGATTACCAAAAAATCGTTGAAGCAGACCGGTTCAGATAACCTGCCACAAACATGTGATTTAGGTTTAAGTAAAGAAACAGAAAGCAGCATGAATCCTGCAGCAGGACTGAGAATGATTTATGTGACTGCAATGAGCCGTACCTCTGAAGCTGCTTCTGCAAAAAGAGCAGAGCTGTTGCAGATCCTGAACATACTGGAAAACAATAAAAACAGAGGCGATGAATCAACCAAAGGACATTATATGGATCTGATTCTTCGTATCCGCCAAAGCCTGCAGACAAAATAGGCTGATTATATAACAGACACACAGAACACACACACCAGACAACACACACACAATTCAAATTATCAAACACACCTAAACAACAAACTATGATTAGAAATCTACTGTTATTACTCTTCCTGATGGGCATCAGCCTTTCAGGATACAGTCAGAAACAAACCACGATAAGCGGGCAGGTTTTAGATCCGGAAGGGTTGCCAATACCAGGAGCATCGGTTTATGTGGACAAAGCCACGATAGGCGAACAGACCAGTGTTACTGGGGTGATTCAGAATACAGCTATCGGTACAGTAACCAATGCAGAAGGTAAATTTACATTAACAGTTCCCGAAGGTACTCCTGCTATCAGGGTAAGTTATATGGGTTATAATTCTGTGCTGGTAAATATTATCAATAAGACAAAACTGACGATCTCCCTGACCAATAATGAAAACACACTGGGCGAAGTCGTTGTCAATGGTTATACTGCGATTTCAAAACGTAAAAACACTACGGCAACGGCAGTGCTGGAATACAGTAAAGTCCGTCAGTCGGGGGTTGCAGGAATTGACCAGATGCTGGAAGGCCAGATTGCCGGGGTAGCTGTGACTTCACTGAGTGGCGGCCCTTCGTCGGCACCAAAAATCCGTATCCGTGGTACAGTTTCCTTAAATGGTAGTGCAGATCCTTTATGGGTACTGGACGGAATTCCTTTAGAAGGAACCAACCTGCCAAACAACCTGATGGATAAAGATAACATTGACCAGTTGCGTAACTTACCAATTGCAGGTTTAAACCCGGATGATATCGCTGATATTACGATTTTGAAAGATGCGGCAGCAACCTCTATTTATGGCGCCAGAGCAGCAAACGGAGTAATTGTGATCACGACTAAAAAAGGTAAAAAAGGGCCAATGGCGATCAGCTTCAGTGCCAATACCTTTATTGCAGAACGTCCTGATTTAAGTAAGTTAAACCTGATGAATTCAACGGAGAAAGTTGATTTTGAATTAGGCCTGGCTAAAAGACCGGATCTGGTTTACCGTCCTGATCAGGGTGCAGTAGCCAGAATACTGAACAGAACAAATGAGTTGCAAAATTACAGGACTAATGGTTTTGCAGGTTTAAGCTCTGCTACTCAGAATGAAATTAATGGCCTTCGTCAGCATAACACAGACTGGGGTAAAGAACTTTATCAGTCATCAGTTAATCAGCAGTACACTTTAGGTATTTCAGGTGGAAATGACCAGGCTAATTATTATTTTTCAGGTGGTTATTACGATGAAAAAGGAACAACTATAGGATCAGGTTTAAAAAGATATAATTTAACCCTAAAGACAGATTTTAACATCTCTCAGAAATTGAAATTTGGTGTGGCTGTTTTTGGTTCCAAAACAGAACGGACCAATTACCTGACCGAGCAGGATGCCTATACCAACCCTTCAGCATATTCCAGAAATGTAAATCCATACCAGCAGGTAAGAGACGCTTCCGGTGCCTATGTTTATGATCAGGATATCTTTGGCCAGAACGGCGGACTGGCTGCCAATAATACTTATATTCCTTTTAATATCATTGAAGAAAGAAATAATACCCGTTATACTTTAGGGAATAAAAGTGTGAAAAGTATTATTGATATGGATTACCAGATCAGTAAGGACCTGAAGTTACACTCTGAACTGGGCTTACAGTTTGAAGATACCCAAAGTGAAAAATACGCTTCGGCTAATTCTTATTTTGGACGTAAATACAGAGAAAGCAGCAGATATTATAATTCGGCTACTAAAAAGTATGATTACTTTATCCCTGTTGGCGGAATCATACAAAATCAGCAGACTTCTTTCTTTCAGTATAACTGGAAAACTTTGATGGAATACAAAAAAGTGATCAGTGAGAAGCATGAGATTGAAGTACTGGCAGGTACAGAATTCAGAAAAAATAACAATGAAGACTTGTTTACCAGAGGATTTGGTTTTGATGAACGTACACTGACCAATCAGAATATTTTGTTCCCGAATGCCGATCAGGCAAATAAAGCAAGTTTCCGTACCTATCAGAAGTCCAAAGTAGCGAATGCCTATGCTTCTTTCTACGGTACACTGTCTTATACCTATGACAGGAAATATACTGTTTATGGCAGTGCCCGTTATGATGGTTCAGATCTGTTCGGCGTAGATCCCAAATACAGATATCTGCCTATTTACTCTATTTCAGGCGCATGGAATGCCAGTGAAGAACAGTTTGTGAAAGATATCAAATGGATCTCAAATTTACGTTTCCGTTCTTCTTATGGAGTACAGGGTAATATTGATAAAAATACCTCTCCAAAGATTGTAGGTGCCTATAATAATGTGACTATTTTACCAGGAAATCCTGAAACTTCTATTAACGTGATCAGCCCGCCAAACGATAAATTACGCTGGGAAAAAACGACAACGTTCAATGCAGGAATGGATCTGGGATTATTCGGTAATGCTTTACAGATAACGTTTGATTATTATAACCGTTACAGTAAAGATCTGATTGGTTTACAGGCTTTATCTCTGGAGAATGGATTTGAATTCACCAATGCTAATTTTTCACGCATCAGAAATAAAGGACTGGAACTGACTATTTCGACAAGAAATATCAGCACCGGTAAATTCCAGTGGTGGACAGACTTTAACATCGCTCATAACAAGAGTAAGGTACTCAGAGACGAACCGAAGTCGGGCCAGTTCCTTCCATCAAGAGAGGGTTATCCTGTGAACGGATTATTTGTGCTGAAAACTGCTGGTTTGGATGCTAATGGTATCCCACAATTCAACAAAGACGGCAAAGTTGTTTCTCTGGAAGATTTTTATAAACTGTACGACCCTTATGCTGAATTTTTACCAGGACAGGCAACTGCAACTTCATTAACCAATAAAGAGTTTCAAAAACTATTTACTTATGCGGGTGACAGAGATCCGAAGTTTACAGGAGGTTTAGTTAACCGTTTCCGTTATGGTAATCTGGATCTGGCTATTACTACTATTTTCAATCTGAATCAGATGGTACTGAGTGCGCCTTCTTATTTACCGGCGACAGTAGACCGCGGACAGAATTATTCAAAAGATATTCTGAATGCCTGGACTCCATCAAACACCAATACTAATCAGCCTCAGATTATTGGTGCTGATACTGGTGATGGCAGCCGCTGGATGGTGAATAGCTGGTATAACACCGGTGACCCGATCAGTTCTTATAAATACATGGATGTCTTTGCCAAAAAGATGAGCTATATCCGCTTAAACAGTGTTCGTTTAGGTTATACTTTACCGGCAAAAATCTCTGCTAAAATCAAAGCAAATTCATTGAGACTGAGTGTGGAGGGCAGAAACCTGTTTGTCCTGAGTACTGATTACAAAGGTTATTCTGATCCGGAAACTTATGGCAGTATTTACACACAGCCTATTTCCAGAAGTATTTCTTTTGGACTGAACGCAACATTTTAACTATAATATATATTCAAAATGAAGAAGATTATACAATTATGTGCTGTACTATTGGTGTTATTCACCCTGGGCAGCTGTAAAAAATATTTAGATATTGAACCGGTAGGAAGAGTAATTCCTACCACTACTGAAGACTTCAGAGCTTTGTTAACTTCAGCTTACAATTCGTTTTCAGAACATAAATCATTACTGGCCTTACGTTCTGACGAGTTGAAACTGAACGAAGACCAGGAGGATGTTATACTTTACCGTGATATTTATAAATGGAACGATGCGACTCCTGATCCGTCAACTTTTTCATTCCAGTATGTGGCACTTTACAACACTATTTTCTTTGCCAATGAGGTCATTGCAGAAGTAGAGAACAGAGCAGGAAAAAGTGCCGTGACAGCACAGATTAAAGGTGAAGCTTATCTATTACGTGCTTACAACCATTTTGAACTGCTTAATTTATACGCTAAACCTTACCAGGCATCAAGCGCTGCAACTGACCGTGGTGTGGTTCTGGTACTGAAAATGGATCTGGAAGCCAATTACAAACCTGCTACCATAGAAGAGGTTTACAGCCAGATACTGAGTGATATTAACGAAGGTCAGAAATTATTAAATATCAATACTTTTGATACAGGTAAAAACTATCGTTTTACAACTCGTGGAGCATGGGCTCTAAAAGCAAGAGTACATGAGTTCAGAGGAGAGTGGAGTAAAGCACTGGAAGCAGCCCGGCAGGCTTTACAGTTAAATAACGAACTGGAAGATCTGAACGCTGCAGGAAGTAAATCTCCAAATCACTATCAGGCTAAAGAAAGTATTATGGCAATGGAAAAGGCAATGAATGTTTCAGTGTCCAATACGGTTGCAATTTCGGCTCACCTGTTAAGTATCTATGACAAAGACAACGATCTTCGTTTTGCAAAATATTTTAGTAAATCGGGCAATGATTATCGCTCTGCAAAAGGAGCTTCAAATGAGTTTAAGATTTCTTTCCGCAATGGCGAATTATATCTGATCCAGGCAGAGGCAGCTTTACAAACCGGTAATCCTGCACTGGCAACAGAAAGTTTACTGGCTTTGAAAGCCAAACGTTTAAAACCTGCTTATCTTGCTGCAGAAAAGAGCAGAATCCAGGCTTTAACCAATGCTGATCTGCTGCAGGAAATTTATAAGGAAAGAGAAAGAGAACTGGCGCTGGAAGGTCACCGCTGGTATGACCTGAGAAGATATGGACAGCCGGCTATCAAACACACGGTAGGCGGAGCTGATTATAACCTGATTCAGAATGATCCCAGATATACCCTGCCATTCCCAAAAGCAGCGATTACAAACAATCCCAATCTGCAATAAATAATTTAAAAATGGTTTTAACTCCGGTCTGTTTCTACAGGCCGGTTTTTTTTTTACTTTTACAGGCAAGCAATTAAGGCATGACTGTATTGATTATTGAGGATGAAGAACTGGCTGCGGCAACCCTGCAGAATATGCTTGTGCACATTAATCCCGATATCCAGGTACATGCTGTTGTAGGTACAGTTGAAGCCGCGGTACTCTGGTTACAGCAGCATAAAGCCGACATCCTTTTCATGGATATTCATTTAGGCGATGGAGAAAGTTTCCAGATCTTCCAGCAGGTTGAAGTAAACAGCCCGGTGATCTTTACCACAGCTTATGATCAGTACACACTTAAAGCTTTTAAGAATCAGGGAATCGATTACCTGCTTAAGCCTTTTGATGAAGAAGATGTAAGGCTCGCTTTAAATAAACTCAGTAATATTCAAAATACCGGAGCTGTCAGTACTCCGCAACTGGTACAAAAGGTTGAACAGGTGCTGGGTAAAACACGCAACCGGTTTATGGTTAAATTAGGGAAGCTGATTAAAACAGTTTCTGCCGATCAGGTTGCTTATTTTATGGCAGATGATAAGTATCTTTTTCTGGTCACCAATGATCAGCAGAATTATATCATTGAAGAAACTATCGGAAGTCTGGAACCTAAACTCAATCCCGAAAGCTTCTTCAGGATTAACCGGAAATTTATCATCCACATCAATGCAATCAAAGAGATGTACAGGCTTTCGCGCAACCGGGTCAGAATCAATCTGTCTCCCAAACCGGAAAATATAGAAGTTGTGGTGAGTGAAGAAAGAGCTGAGGCTTTTAAGCAATGGCTTGATCAGTAAATCAATACAATATTCCGAAAAGCTCACCATATAGATACAGGCATGATTTATGATATTGAGTGAATACACGATATCAGGATGGATGTGCCAAAGAAAATAACCAGAAACGAAGAAATCACCATAGCCTATTTTGCTTTTTTAGATCAGCATCTGGCCAACCTTATTGCCGGGAAGGAAACTGAAATGCTGGAAATTAACCAGATTGCAGACCGGCTTTTTATTTCAGCAAAGCATCTGAGTGATACCATACAATTTACGCAGGGACATCACCCTTGTCACTTTTATGACCGTAAAATACTGGATGAAGCGAAAAGATTAATGCTCGAAACCTCATTACCGATTGCCGAAATAGCCCGCAGGCTAACTTATGATCCTTCCAATTTTTCAAAGTTCTTTAAAAAGTATACAGGTGTAACACCCGGACAGTTCAGAAGTACGGATCAGAAACCTGTTTAAAGAACCGAAAAGTTCACCATAATGACACTGAATTTAATGTCAACCTTTGTATGGTGAGGGTTTGATCAGCATTTAAACGATAAATCACAGGCGCTCTCATTTATAAATTAATTAATAGAGTTAATCATCTAATCCAATGTTATGTCTGTAAATGAGTTAAAAGGTAAAGTAGTATTAATTGCAGGAGGAGCTAAAAATCTGGGAGGTTTATTAAGCCGCAATTTTGCTGAACAGGGAGCTAAAGTAGCTATTCACTATAACAGTGATCACACTAAAGATGCCGCAGAACAAACACTGGCGGATATTAAGGCAAAAGGCGGAGAAGCTTTTTTGTTTAAAGCAGATTTCAAAAAGGTAGATAACATCAGTAAATTTTTTGCAGAAACGAAAGCAAAATATGGTGGTATTGATATAGCCATCAATACAGTGGGCCAGGTGTTGAAAAAGCCATATGGAGAAACCACCGAAGCTGAATATGACGCGATGTTTGATATCAATTCAAAGGTTGCCTATTTCTTTATTCAGGAGGCTGGAAAACAGCTGAACGATCATGGTAAGATTTGTACGATAGTCACTTCACTGCTGGCAGCTTATACCGGATATTATTCAACCTATGCGGGAGGAAAAGCTCCGGTAGAACATTTTACCAGAGCTGCTTCAAAAGAGCTTGGCGCAAGAGGAATTTCAGTTACGGCTATCGGTCCCGGGCCAATGGACACCCCGTTCTTTTATGGACAGGAAGATCCTGATGCGGTAGCTTATCATAAATCAGCTTCAGCTTTAGGCGGTTTGACTGATATCAAAGATATTGCACCTATTGTAGAGTTTCTGGTTACCAAAGGCTGGTGGATTACCGGGCAGACCATTTTTGCCAATGGCGGTTATACCACCAGGTAATGAATTTTTTCCTGTTTAAAAGGCCGGTTTAATCACCGGCTTTTTTTATCTTCAATAAAAACCTATCATATGATACTAAAAATTATCAATTCAGTACTTATCCTTTTTGCCTTATATATGGGTGTCAAACAGGGCTGGGCCATGTTCTCCGGTAAAGCACCCATGCTGGAAATGTTCAGTAAATGGGATATGGGCAAAAACAGTGTAATGGTTCTTGGCGTGATTACTATGATTGGTGCAGTGCTGGTCTTATTTCCCAGGACATTTCTGATCGGAAACTTTATCACTGCCGCAGGTATTTTATTAATTGCTGCTTTCCATTTAGGCGATAAAGATCTCAAAGGTTTTGCTATTGAACTACCTTTTCTGCTGCTCTCACTGGTCATTATTTATCTGCAGCATCCATTAAGTAAAGCATAAACAGCATTCATGAATATAGGTAGTCATTACAAACTAAACGTCTTTTTACGCTGGACCAGGAAAAATATTTACTGGTTATTTGCCTTATCCTTTGTACCCACTTTTTTATACCAGGTACTGGACTGGAAGTGGCTGGCTATCCCATGGGTGCCAATTACACTGGTAGGTACGGCTGCAGCTTTTATTGCAGGTTTTAAAAATACCCTGACTTATAACAGAATGTGGGAGGCCAGGACAATCTGGGGAGGCATAGTTAACAGCAGCCGTACCTTTGCCATTATGGTCAGGGACATGATTCAGATCACAGATACGGCGGAAGCAAAAACTGTACACCGTGAAATGATTAACCGCCATATTGCCTGGTTAACCAGTCTGCGTTTTCAGTTAAGAGAATCCAGGAACTGGGAGAATGTGAAGACGAAAAGTTATAACCACGAATTCAGAGTGCACTATAAGGTATCCGAATGGGAGAGTGATCTGTCAGAAGAACTAAAACCTTATTTAACAGAGCAGGAGCGGACAGCTGTTTTAGCAAAGAAAAACAGGGCAACCCAGCTTATCGCTTTGCAGTCGGCACAGTTGAAAGCCCTGCACGATAAACAGCAGCTGGATACTTTATATCATATAGAATTACAGCATCTGCTCAGAGACTTTTATGATAGCCAGGGTAAAAGTGAAAGGATTAAAAATTTCCCTTATCCCAGACAGTTTGCCAGTATCAATTTGTTTTTTATTCGTTTACTGGTGTTGTTACTGCCTTTCGGGATGCTGGGTGAATGTGCTAAACTGGGTACTTATGGCGCATGGCTGACTATACCTTTCAGCATGATTGTAGGCTGGATATTTACCTCACTGGAACAGGTAGGTGAAAGTA
This portion of the Pedobacter lusitanus genome encodes:
- a CDS encoding histidine kinase — translated: MKTAIYNSKYFIAIGVFILLCSSGIGFFITSKFNKRTERISNDIAISIYQLKSNVINSEFRGFIRGLNNSDVIIPQLKNGEDFLHAEKLINALLLSHPKIKHGWYAIASGKDTVYVTIDKNDKSFRRGTILDYQKKWIRSRLLTKDSLTRIGTMVSVKDSLHGLLASRHRLADSSLLILGLDINFRDLQRYLWSVDTKSRASIYIIDEQGYYITNPDEKLIGKRISGRFRRAGDHKLADSISTYEMVNSAYLQLPVFRFYAPFNMGMMKWTMVVETPVFVIDEEVKAIERYVMIMFIATTLIILILLEWAQAKWQKQFMLRQQAEILAANQEKENAVLQLDKLKEKLDPHFLFNSLSSLNGLIEEQPGLAKAFVVKLSRVYRYVLDPTPNGLEEVAREVRFASEYFFLLKIRFGEALASLEIDINEKHSSAYIPFMSVQTLVENAIKHNVVSRLNPLHISIRSEGEGILVTNNLQLRPDVRDSGKQGLKYLQSVYAHFGDFHLTCGVKDGTYQCFLPLIKNPSTP
- a CDS encoding zinc-dependent metalloprotease yields the protein MSFTTLFLFIGNVNGFTQIPKKLPKPTGKITSKKTLTDTLKKKADKDSTSKKELKSYAELLKKATTKNGLFKVHQSENDYYFEIPLNLMEKDFLIVNKISSVPLALNESGVNKGVNFDNKVIRFSRNKSAKTIWVKTIVPQVESAPGDAITRSVKDNFTGSVIESFKIEAYSPDSSAVVIKMNKVFDGTEKSFNDVFTDIGLGASPKTSLSAIEKVKTFPQNVVVRALLSSRVMDAGISVPISMAITTNILLLPEKPMKPRFADNRVGFFSTPRWYFSDAQHKLETRELVTRWRMEPKPEDQARYLKGELVEPVKPIVFYIDPATPPQWRKEIIAGVHDWQKAFEQAGFKNAIQAREVTDTTDYDGDDVRYNEITYAASPKSNAMGPAVVDPRSGEILESDVIWWHNVMTSVQYWMRVQTGIIDSAVRYNKVSDERMGHAIRFVSSHEIGHTLGLKHNMAASASFPVDSLRSPSFTNRMGGTASSIMDYARFNYVAQPGDQVTNITPQIGTYDKYAIAWGYRWLPGEDPHQEIPVLKEWIKVHAKDPLYHYGEQQKMLDIIDPRAQSEDLGDDAVKASRYGLANLKRLIPQILNWSAPEGDNYYQAGKLYLAAIWQWQTYAEHVTANIGGYYLEDPVSGDGKDAYTPVPVKTQKAALEYFKEQVFLMPEWLFNKELLKKTFPVKDTPVGPMEYAPLNLRREYQYSLLYSLLSESRLLRMLEMEVLFGKDKVFTVAELFNDIRPAIFAQTMKGKSLAITDRMLQQNYVDALLVSTDKMLEKITKKSLKQTGSDNLPQTCDLGLSKETESSMNPAAGLRMIYVTAMSRTSEAASAKRAELLQILNILENNKNRGDESTKGHYMDLILRIRQSLQTK
- a CDS encoding SusC/RagA family TonB-linked outer membrane protein, which codes for MIRNLLLLLFLMGISLSGYSQKQTTISGQVLDPEGLPIPGASVYVDKATIGEQTSVTGVIQNTAIGTVTNAEGKFTLTVPEGTPAIRVSYMGYNSVLVNIINKTKLTISLTNNENTLGEVVVNGYTAISKRKNTTATAVLEYSKVRQSGVAGIDQMLEGQIAGVAVTSLSGGPSSAPKIRIRGTVSLNGSADPLWVLDGIPLEGTNLPNNLMDKDNIDQLRNLPIAGLNPDDIADITILKDAAATSIYGARAANGVIVITTKKGKKGPMAISFSANTFIAERPDLSKLNLMNSTEKVDFELGLAKRPDLVYRPDQGAVARILNRTNELQNYRTNGFAGLSSATQNEINGLRQHNTDWGKELYQSSVNQQYTLGISGGNDQANYYFSGGYYDEKGTTIGSGLKRYNLTLKTDFNISQKLKFGVAVFGSKTERTNYLTEQDAYTNPSAYSRNVNPYQQVRDASGAYVYDQDIFGQNGGLAANNTYIPFNIIEERNNTRYTLGNKSVKSIIDMDYQISKDLKLHSELGLQFEDTQSEKYASANSYFGRKYRESSRYYNSATKKYDYFIPVGGIIQNQQTSFFQYNWKTLMEYKKVISEKHEIEVLAGTEFRKNNNEDLFTRGFGFDERTLTNQNILFPNADQANKASFRTYQKSKVANAYASFYGTLSYTYDRKYTVYGSARYDGSDLFGVDPKYRYLPIYSISGAWNASEEQFVKDIKWISNLRFRSSYGVQGNIDKNTSPKIVGAYNNVTILPGNPETSINVISPPNDKLRWEKTTTFNAGMDLGLFGNALQITFDYYNRYSKDLIGLQALSLENGFEFTNANFSRIRNKGLELTISTRNISTGKFQWWTDFNIAHNKSKVLRDEPKSGQFLPSREGYPVNGLFVLKTAGLDANGIPQFNKDGKVVSLEDFYKLYDPYAEFLPGQATATSLTNKEFQKLFTYAGDRDPKFTGGLVNRFRYGNLDLAITTIFNLNQMVLSAPSYLPATVDRGQNYSKDILNAWTPSNTNTNQPQIIGADTGDGSRWMVNSWYNTGDPISSYKYMDVFAKKMSYIRLNSVRLGYTLPAKISAKIKANSLRLSVEGRNLFVLSTDYKGYSDPETYGSIYTQPISRSISFGLNATF